The DNA region CCACGAGCACGTCACCGGCCTTCATCCCGGCCTGCTCGGCGGGAGACCCGGGCACCAGGCCCGAGGCCTTGACGCCCGGACCGGCGAAGGCGAAGTCGGGGACGACGCCGAAGCCGGCCCGGCGGGGGCCCGCCGACGCGGGCGCCGCGGCCGTCGCCGGCGCCCCGGCAGTCGGAGTGATGGTGATCGTCAACGGCTCCGGGCGCTCGGCCAGGTAGGCCACCGCCTCACGCGCCACCGTCGCCACGCGCACCAGGCCGGGCACGTCGACCTTGTCGGCCGTGTCGCCAGGCCGGTGGTAGTCGACGTGCGGCGGCGTGAACAACTGCACGGCCGGAATGCCCCTGGCGATGAAGCTCGCCTGGTCCGACGACTCGAGGCCCTGCTGTGCCATCTGCGTCTGGATGCCCGTGACGAAACCGATGCCGCGGAACACGTGCGGCCACTCCGTCGCGGTGCCGCTGCCGATGACCCCGAGGGGCGTCGTGCCGAGCCGGCCGACGCTGTCGATGTTCAGCGCGGCCCGGATGCCTTCACGCGGGCGGACAGGGTGCTCGACGTAGTGCTTCGATCCGAGCATGCCCGCCTCCTCTCCCGACACGGCCACGAACACGACCGTCCGGCGCGGCGCCCCGGCCGCCGCCATCACCTTGGCCAGTTCGATCAGCACCGCCACCCCGCTCGCGTTGTCGTCGGCGCCCGGATGCAGCCTGTTCTCGTCACCGGCGCGCGGATCCGGCCAGCCCATGCCGAGGTGGTCGTAGTGCGCCGTGACGACCACGGACTGGTCCTTCATGGCCGGATCGCTGCCGGCGAGCACGCCGATGATGTTGACCAGCGTCGCAGGCGCACCTGATGGCGATCGCGCCGCCGAGAACGGCTGCCGGTAGCTGCCGTCGGACATCCCGGGCGACAGGCCCGCCGCCTTGAACTGCGCCTCGACGTACTCGGCGGCCTCGTCGAGGCCAGGCGTACCGATGCCACGCCCGGTGTACGCCGCGGACGCGAGCGTGTCGACGTGCCCCTTCAGCGCCGTCTCCGAGAACACCGCCGGCAGCGCCGCGAGCGGGGCACGCCCGAGCGACAGCGGCGGAACCGGCGCGGCCTTCGCGGCAGCGCCGCGGAGGTCGACCGACAGCGGCGAGTCCGACGCCTGCCACTGGCCCTTCAGCACGTTGGTGGGCTCGGCCCCTTCGAACCCGAGGTACGAGTACTTGCCATAGTGGGGCAGCTTGCGTCCCAGGCCGGGCATCGCGTCGACGCGATCGGCAACGATCCAGCCGAGCGCGTGGTTCGGGCTCGCCGGGTGGCGCCGCACGACGATGGCGGCGTGATCCCGGCCGGCCATCGTCTGGCCGTCGATCACGAACCGGGTGGCGTCGACGCGCACCGACTTGCCGTCGACCAGCGCCTTGGCGAACCGGTTGTCGCGCCCCAGCAGCCACACCGAGCGATCGGCGGGCAGCGCCTTGACCTCCGTGTCGAGCACGATGCGCGGGGCGTGGGCCGGGGCCTTCCAGCCCTCCACCATGGCGCGGTAGGCGGCGATGCGAGCCGCGGAGTCCTTCGCGGCAATCACGACCAGCGGCGCGGCGTCGCCGAAGATCTGTCCGAGCGAGGGCGGCGTCTCGCGCGCATCGAGACGGCGGAACAAATCAAAGGCGGGATCGACGTGCAGCGCGAGCGGCGTCGCCCCCATCTCGACGCGGAACGCGAAGTCCCTGCCCGTGACCGGCAGCGTCGTCTCGACGGGCTTGCCGTCGGTCTGGATGACGAGCGGCACGTCGAGCGCGAACGGCTCGCCCGGCTGCACCTGCGAGACACGCCCCTCGACGACGTGCGAGATGCCCTGACGGGTCACCTTCACGTCGCTGAGCGCGAGCGTCGGCGCACCGGTGCGCGCGGTCCAGTCCCCGAAGAACCGCGCCAGGTCGCGCCCGCTCACCGCCTCCATCGTCTTCCGCACATCGTCGAACGACGCGCGCTTGCCGCGGAAGTCGCGGTAGAAGCGCGCGAGGAAGGTGCGGAACTGCTCGTCGCCGACCAGGCGCCGCAGCATGTGGAAGCCCATCATCGTGCGGCCGTAGCCGATGGCCTCGGTGGCGGCGCTGTGGCGGCCGCGGAACTGCGTGAGCGGAAAGTCCTGCGACGTCGAGACGTAGTCGCGGTACTTCTGCAGCGTCGAGCGGCGGTAGGTGGCGTCCTCGCTCCGCTGTTCCTGCATCAGGTGGTCGGCGATGTAGGCGGTGAGGCCCTCGCACCAGTTGCCGCCCGTCTCGTCGACGAACACGGAGTTGCCCCACCAGTTGTGCAGGATCTCGTGCGGATACGACGAGGTCAGGATGAACGGGAACCTGATGATC from Luteitalea sp. TBR-22 includes:
- a CDS encoding M20/M25/M40 family metallo-hydrolase, yielding MLGMRLPGVSHLTSRVLLSLAAVCGAAAPAAAQERVHEKLDVALDPATGRVAVRADVTADGGRREVEFLLHARLRISKAEPAAVEVPLGDVAWLGDIEGGEMQKAPAIKRYRVQLPMPGAAFHVEYEGVFDFALSDAREEYTRGFRSTPGLLSKEGVYLPGASGWYPLVGRALVTFEAVIAQPDGWRVVAEGEGTSRDADGRARWASKAPVDQVHLVGGPLRLTTQAAGAVEAQVYLHEDDNALAQKYLAATAQYLEMYRGLIGPYPYGKFALVENFWETGYGMPSFTLLGPQIIRFPFILTSSYPHEILHNWWGNSVFVDETGGNWCEGLTAYIADHLMQEQRSEDATYRRSTLQKYRDYVSTSQDFPLTQFRGRHSAATEAIGYGRTMMGFHMLRRLVGDEQFRTFLARFYRDFRGKRASFDDVRKTMEAVSGRDLARFFGDWTARTGAPTLALSDVKVTRQGISHVVEGRVSQVQPGEPFALDVPLVIQTDGKPVETTLPVTGRDFAFRVEMGATPLALHVDPAFDLFRRLDARETPPSLGQIFGDAAPLVVIAAKDSAARIAAYRAMVEGWKAPAHAPRIVLDTEVKALPADRSVWLLGRDNRFAKALVDGKSVRVDATRFVIDGQTMAGRDHAAIVVRRHPASPNHALGWIVADRVDAMPGLGRKLPHYGKYSYLGFEGAEPTNVLKGQWQASDSPLSVDLRGAAAKAAPVPPLSLGRAPLAALPAVFSETALKGHVDTLASAAYTGRGIGTPGLDEAAEYVEAQFKAAGLSPGMSDGSYRQPFSAARSPSGAPATLVNIIGVLAGSDPAMKDQSVVVTAHYDHLGMGWPDPRAGDENRLHPGADDNASGVAVLIELAKVMAAAGAPRRTVVFVAVSGEEAGMLGSKHYVEHPVRPREGIRAALNIDSVGRLGTTPLGVIGSGTATEWPHVFRGIGFVTGIQTQMAQQGLESSDQASFIARGIPAVQLFTPPHVDYHRPGDTADKVDVPGLVRVATVAREAVAYLAERPEPLTITITPTAGAPATAAAPASAGPRRAGFGVVPDFAFAGPGVKASGLVPGSPAEQAGMKAGDVLVEMAGKPLASLSAYSDVLKTLAPGQAVPIVFEHEGKKVSATVTLAAR